The sequence below is a genomic window from Methylotuvimicrobium sp. KM2.
GAACCCGTTACAAAACTCATAGCTCCAGGAAGTTATTTTTCACGAAATCCTTAGGACTTAAGTAAATAAAATTCATAAAAGCCTTGTAAACAGTTAATATGGCTCAATATTTAAATACGGCTTTCGCGGTGGAATTATGCCGAATAATGGCTTTTCCATGCTGTTTTATCAAATTATTTAATCGACTAGGATCAATTGCTATGAAAAACGTTGGTTTATCTTCTTTACGGGCTTTGAATTTAGGCCTCATGTTGTTTGCCGGTTCGATAGGTGTCGCGGGGCTTTCCGGTTGTATGACAGCTGGTAAGGATTTTGCCGTATCGCGAGTGATGGATCTAAAAATCGGCGAAACGACTCAAAATCAAGTACGGGAAATGTTTGGTCAGCCATGGCGGATGGGCATGGAGGACGGTCGCCACACTTGGACGTACGGAAAATATAAATATTCTTTATTCGGGCCAGCCGAAACCGAAGATTTAGTCATTCGCTTCGACAATAACGGCATTGTTCGGTCGTATACCTTCAATACCAGTAAAAAATAAGCGCCGATGATATGACGGCGCCGATCGAGATCACGCATCAAAAGCTGGTTGTTGCGGTTTCATCCCGGGCTTTGTTTAACTTGGACGAATCGCACCGTATTTTCGAAACGGAAGGCAAAGAGGCTTTTTGCCGTTACCAGATCGAACATGAGGATGAAATACTGGAGCCCGGTTTCGGTTATGAACTGGTCAAAAAGTTTCTGGCGTTGAACGCCATCAGCAAAAGCGGCCCGATTGTCGAAGTGATCTTGCTGTCGCACAACAGCGCCGATACCGGTCTTAGAATTTTTAATTCGATTGCGCATCATAAACTCGATATTTCCCGCGCGGCGTTTACCAGCGGCGTTTCACCTTACGAATATATTCGAGCGTTCGGCGCGCATTTGTTCCTTTCATCGAATGCGGTTGACGTCGCTAACGCCTTGGCGGCCGGTTATGCGGCCGCGACGATATTGTCGGGTTCTTCGCTGAAAAAGTCTCATGATCAATTGCGCATCGCGTTCGACGGCGACTCGGTATTGTTTTCGGACGATTCCGAGCGCATTTATCAAGAGCGCGGTCTAAGCGCATTTACCGAAAACGAGTGCAGCCAAGCCAAAAATCCACTGCCCGGCGGTCCTTTCAAGGAGTTTTTGAGTACATTGCATCGTATCCAGGCTCAGTTCGACCCGGATGCCGTGCCGATTCGAACGGCTCTAGTGACTGCAAGGGGTGCGCCGGCTCACGAGCGGGTGGTTAGGACGCTTAGACTTTGGGGGGTCAGAATCGATGAGGCTTTGTTTTTAGGCGGCATGCCGAAAGGTCCTTTTTTGGATGCTTTCGGTGCGGATATCTTTTTCGACGATCAGCAAGGTCATTGCGAATCGGCTGCCCGGCATGTTGCCGCGGCTCATGTGCCGCATGGTGTCGCTAATCGGAAACGATCCGATAATACATGAATTGTTCCTCGGCTTCGATCAGCTTGTTGAGATAATAACGTTTCTCGAGAGGTTCGGCCCGGGCCAGCTCGTCTCCAGTCGAATATTTGCCGGGCGGCAATAAAATGGTTTCGATTTGTGACGGCGTACTGATCAATAAGGCTTCGATAGTCGTTGTTTGAATGCGGAATTGAACGGAATTGGGTTTTCCCGGCAATATTTCAATCAAGAACTGTTGTATAGGGGATGAGCTCTTGATTTTTTTTTCGGATTATGCCAATGCTAGGCATTTTTTGTTGATTGTAGAGTAAAATCGGTTGGCCGGCAGTGAGTCCTTCGTTCTTTGCATGGCCTAAAATATACTGCGTAAACTTCGTCTGTTGGATATTGATCCATTCAACTTTAATGCTTTTGCCGCTATCTTGGGATAGATGAAGTTGGCGAGGACTTAGCATTTTGAATTCACTTTCCATCGGCACGAGTTCCATTTTGCTCAGAACCTCGGCCTTAGCCATAGGGCCGCCCAATCGATGGATTTTAAAAATTCTTTCAAGGTGCTTGAGCCGTTCGCATATTGGGGTTATATCAGCGGTATAACAATAAGCTTCGGGCTTTGATAGTATCACTGAATCGAGAATGTCTTGATAGCCGCTTATTTTTTGGCGTAAAGTGAAATAAAAATCGTCTTGCCCCTCCATTTCCGGTGCGAAGTTTGATAGATGCTGCGCAACTGCTTCGGTGTTGAAAATAAGGCTGTTTTCGTCAGGTATGGCAGGAGTGTCTTGATGCAAGGTTTTATTGCAACCGTCCCAGTAAAAGTTATAAGACGGATTTAGTGATTTTTCGAATGCGACTAAATCGGCAATGCGATCGGCGAGATCGAAATACCCGATGATTCGTTCCGCAGGTGCTGGGTAAGGATCGAATAATGCGAACAACAGATTGCGTTTTAACACCGACGATATCGATTTATGCGCTTTAAATGCCGGAATTTTGCTCGTTAACGAAATAGGTATTAATTGTTCGTTGCGTGCGATTTGATAAAGTTCTCCCGTCTTTTGCCAAAGCGTCGAGGAATTCCGCTCCGAAATCAATGTATTTGTCCGCATTGTCAGTCCTGCGATTTGCATGGCCGTAAAGATGGCATGAGCCTTGCATTTTTCGTTTAAGGATTGGGCAGTAGATGCATGGCAGTAGGCAAGGCAGTGGCTACGTAACAATTGACTACTGAGTCTGGCAAGTTTGCGGGATTTTGGCTTGACCGAGCCTTCGTCGATGATTGATGGTAATAATGATGAGATCAAATTATCGGAAATAAGTAAGACCGACGGGGTCAAGATATCGAGTACGGCCAGCAAGTCTTTGTTGCCGAGTCGAATATGCGGTATTTTTTTTAATGCCGCATAAAACGTTGCGCCTGAGGCAATGGAGTCTTTAACGTCGAGTCGACTCAACCAGTCGGCTACCGCGTCTTGTTCTAACGTAAAAGGAAATGATTCAGATTGTTTCATCGTATCCGATTTTGATGATTCATTAAGCTTTTACATTGTAGACCCTATGGCTATTTCCGTTGAGAAATTATCCGCACTTCGTCCATGTAAATTTTAGTAATTGTTTCAAAATAATTACCCGGTTTTATCGGCCAGTATCAGGTAACGCTTCCAGAAGACGCCGTGAATATATCCCTATAGGCTTGGGCGCGGCGTCCATGCCGCGCACACTTCTTCCAGCGTTACCTGATACGAGCCAAATCGGGAAATAAATTTTGGACACTTACTTAAAGTACACGTTCCGATGCTTCGATTGGTTTTTTGTATGGCGCCCCAGCTACTTCCCGCACCAATTTCGGCACTAAATAACCCGGCAGGCTTTTTTGCAAGGTTTCGTATAAGGCCAAAGTTTCCCCATTGGAAACTTCAAAATGCCCGGTACCGTTCGCTTTATCGAGGCAATGCAAATAGTAAGGCACGATGCCGTTGCGGAACAAAGTTTCGCTGAGCCGGCAGAGTTGTTCGGCATTGTCGTTGATGTTTTTCAGCAACACAGCCTGATTGAAGAGCATGATGTCGGCATGCTTGAGTTTACGGCTGGCGGTCTCGACGGCGGGACTTATTTCGTTGGCATGATTGCAGTGCATGACGATCGTAACGCTTGGCCGTGCGGTATTCAGGGACTTGATGAATTCATCAGTGATTCGCGATGGCAGCACGATAGGGATGCGGCTATGAATGCGGATGCGGGTTAGATGTTCGATCGCATTGAGCTGCTCGATGAGTTCGGCAAGACGGCTATCGCTTAATAACAACGGGTCGCCGCCGCTGAGAATGACTTCGGTTATGCTCGGATCATTGCGGATAAATTCGATGGCCCGGTTTTGTTTTTGGCGTCCGAGTTGGTAATCGGCATACGGAAAATTTCTACGGAAGCAATATCGGCAGTTGATCGCGCAGGTTCCGGTATTGATCATTAATACCCGGCCTTGATATTTGTGCAAAATATGGTTTTCGCGGATAGCCATGAGATCGCCGACCGGATCGTCGTTGAAGCCGGGGTAGGCGAGGGTTTCGTCGTGAACCGGCAATACTTGAAGCAATAAAGGATCGGCAGGGTCGTTTTTATGCATGCTTTCGGCAAAGCTTTTCGGTACTTTCAGTGAAAATTGCTTCGCGGCTTGTTCCGATATCGGTAATTTTTTTGGGTCGAGTTCCAAAAACGCGCAAAGCGCTGCGATAGTCGTGAAGGCTTCGGCAAGCTCTTGTTGCCAGGAAATTTTCGGGATATACGGAGGGTTTTGGGTCATCGGGTACGATTTCGTGTTTCTAACAGTTCGGGCGTCTATTATAATGGCGAGCTTTTATTTTAAATTAATTCTTTATTCTTAATTGGCAGTCGTGAGGAAAATATGGCCACATTTAGTACCAATGAATTTAAAGCCGGGTTGAAAGTTATGCTGGACGGCGATCCCGCCGCAATTATCGAAAACGAATTCGTCAAGCCGGGAAAAGGCCAAGCATTCAACCGGGTTAAGATCAGAAATCTGAAAACCGGACGAGTCATAGAAAGAACGTTTAAGTCGGGAGAGTCTTTAGAAGGCGCCGATGTGGTCGATATCGAGATGCAATACCTCTATAACGACGGTCAATTTCGTCACTTCATGGTTCCCGATACTTTTGAGCAATATCAGGCTGATGAAAAGGCTGTCGGCGATGCCGGCCTTTGGCTCAAGGATCAGGATATGTGTACCGTGACGCTATGGAACGATGTTCCTCTTTCGATCATGCCGGCCAATTTTGTCGAATTGGCGATTACCGAAACCGATCCGGGCGTCCGCGGGGATACTTCCGGTGGCGGTGGCAAACCGGCAGTTCTGGAAACCGGTGCGGTCGTTCGCGTGCCGTTATTCGTGCAAACCGGCGAAGTGATCAAGGTCGATACTCGTACCAGCGAGTATGTTTCGCGTGTCAAAGAATAGTGATATCGGACGATTGGCGACCGACCGGTTCGTTGGAGCATTTGCGTCAGCGGGCGCGAATGCTGGCTGCGATTCGCCGGTTCTTCGACGAGTCGAATGTACTCGAAGTTGAAACACCGCTCCTCTGTCACGGTATCGGCACGGACCCGCAGTTAGCCTTTTTCAGTACCGAGTTTAGCTTTCATCCGAATCGCCAAACGCTGTATTTACAGACTTCGCCCGAATTTGCGATGAAGCGTTTGCTGGCAGCCGGTTATGGTTCGATTTACCAAATCTGTAAGGCTTTCAGAAACGGCGAGTCCGGCCGTTTTCATAATCCCGAGTTCACCTTGCTCGAATGGTATCGAGTCGGCTTCGATTTATTTCAATTGATGGCGGAAATCGATCGGTTGATACAGGTTGTCGCGAAGCCGTTTAGAGCACTTAAGCAAACGCATGCCGTTAATTACCAAGAAATCTTTCGAAATTATACCGGCCTTGACCCGCTAACTTTTTCGGCCAGCATTTACCGGGAATTTGCCGAAAGCGCAGATCTACCGGAGGCCGTTTCGATTTGTGAAAACGATCATGCGCTGTGGCTGGATTTTCTTTTCAGTCATTGCGTGCAACCTCATCTGGGAGAAGACCGGTTATGCATGGTTTACGGATTTCCGGCCTGTCAATCGTCGCTCGCGCGCCTGAACGCCGATAATCTCGCAATAACCGACCGGGTCGAGGTCTTTATCGACGGTGTGGAATTGGGTAACGGTTTTTACGAGCTGTGTAATGCCGACGAGCAAGAGGCTCGTTTCGATAAGGAAATCGAATTTAGAGCTTGCAATGGGCTGCCGCCTGTTGACAAAGATCGGCGCTTCTTACAGGCGCTCGAATCGGGGTTGCCCGATTGTTCCGGGATGGCGATCGGTTTGGATCGTTTATTGATGGTGATGGCCGGAGCCGAGTCGATTGGGCAGGTTTTGGCGTTTCCTGTCGATAGGGCTTGATGGAAAAAGATTCAAGGGGAAGGGTTCAAGGTTCAAGGTGAATGGTGTTCTCGCTGTTTCCCAAGCTCCAGCTTGGGAAAGAGATACGCGAAGCTCTAGCTTCGCGCTACAAAGTGAAAGGGAAGGGTTATTAAGTTCTTACATTGCTAGCTTTGGCCGCAACTCAAAATCGATATGGACATTAACACGACAAGACATCGCGCTTGACGTATCGATATTCAAACAACGGCACAGTATGGTTTGAGAGATGAGAGCCTTATGAATCGAGGAAATTCGCTATAATGTAACGAATTTACTCCAGTCTCAGGGACAGTTTTTTATTCTCTGTAGTCCGGATGGAGCAAAGCGCAATCCGGGAGCTCGGAGCCACGCCGTTCCCGTATGGTCTGATGGCGAAGATGGGCTTGGAAGCGATCTATCCCAAGCCCAATACCAGCCAAAGTCACCCGGAACACCGAGTCTATCCGTATTTGTTAAACGACTTGGCGATCAAGCGGCCGAATCAGGTCTGGAGTACCGACATCACCTATGTCCGGCTCGCGCAAGGCTTTGCCTACCTGGTGGCCGTGATCGATTGGTATAGTCGTAAAGTCTTGGCCTGGTGCTTATCCAACACGATGGAAACCGGTTTTTGCCTGGATTGCCTGGATTGCCTGGAAGCCGCGTTACGACACGGGCAACCGGATATTTTCAATACCGACCAAGGCAGCCAGTTTACCAGCCGGGAATTTACCGGGCGCTTGACAGAGGCCGGGATACGAATCAGCATGGATGGCCGTGGACGGGCGTTGGACAATGTCTTTGTAGAGCGCTTATGGCGGAGCGTCAAGTATGAAAATATCTATGTCAAAGGCTATGAAACGATGACCGAAGCCCAAACCGGACTGGCCGAGTATTTTCAGTTTTACAACGAAACGAGGCCTCATCAGAGCCTAAATTACGCGACACCGTATGAAGTCCATGGCGACTAGCAGCCATGGCGCGTGGCGGGCCTGTGGACAAAGCGTGAATGTCCTTCGGACCGTGTGGATAAGCTGATGGAAAACTGCCGTAGCAGTTTCCCACGAGCTTAACCACACTCATTCACCCTTTGCCCACAGGCCCGCCATGAACCGAAAGTGGATGATTAAAACGCCTGCGGCGCAATAATTATCAAATATTTATTTTTTTAAAGAGCAGGTTCCACCTTAAATTAGAGCATTTTCTGTATTGACGTTGGGGTCCACTTTAAACCAATCTAGGGGATGAGGGGATGGCCGAATATTTACCAAGAAATTTAGTAACCCTTTGATTACTTGCGTTCATTTCGTGATCTAATTGCCGAATTTAGGTTATATCTGTCGTCGTCCCGTAAAAGATTGAGGCGCGGGGCTGGTTATTCAACTCGCCCTGAACGTTTTGGTTTGCTTTGGGCGTGGTCGAAACGATCAGAAATATTAAATTTCATCATAATATTTTTTTCTTCTATTCTTGGATTCTTCATAACTCTTTAAAGACTTAAGAAGTACCACTCCATTATTAATGTTTTCAGCATATTTACTTATAATCAATATTTCATCTTTACCTGTAACGGTACAGGTTTCATTTTCAAACTGTGCACCAAATCTATTCTGTACTTTTGAACTCTGGCATTTTAACTCAGGATATTTTTTCCGATATGCTTCTTTTAAATCTTCAAACCTCCTCGGTCCTATTTGAATATAAACAGCCTCAACCTTATCATTAGTGTCAAAATCAAACATAGGTTTTACCTTTATGCCATGCAATCTCACTTTACCTGAATAGTCGTCAAATTCACCATATTCAGCATAACCAGGAACTTCGCATTTATTCATTCCAATTGAAAAACCAATAAGATTTACCTTTGCTTTTTCAGTTTTATTACATGGTTTATGCGTTTCAGAAGCAATATTTGTTGAAAATGATTGGTGTGATTTACCCGCACATCCCATCAGCATTGTAAACAAAACCAAGATTAATCTTTTATTCATTTTATTTTCCTTTTCATCAATAAAAACACAAGTTCTCTCTGATCGCGTATTTCGAAAAATACACTAACCTAGGTGCGAATTTTCGCATATCTTTTCCGCATTTAGGCATTTTTGTGTAGTAAATTTCCCGAAAAACGGCTTTATTGCGGGAATCTTTGCATTTTTCTTCCAGAATTGTTTCCCAGAGGAAGATTTTTAGAAAAATCCTATTAAACACAGTTTAATGTGCTGCTTTTTCCTCTGTCACACCCACTGTTTCGGCATATTGCTTAGACACTTTTAATCGTGGCGATATCAGATGTCTGGCATAGGCTTCCTCGAGTTTTTTGTCGCCGTACTTAGTGAATTTAAGCGGCATTCGGTTACCGGGTTGATTGCGTAGATACATCGTGCTCGAGGGTTTTAAATTAAGGTCGTGCGCGTGGAATCTCAGTATTCTTAGAATCCGGTTGGCCTTGGCAAGATTGCAGCGTATGGCTTTTTCCAAATAAGGCAATCGGCCCCGGCGCCAGGCGGCGATGTCCGTCTCCGTCAAGATCTCCATTTTTTGGAACAGTTGGGCCGGAGCGACATAGCCTTGTTCGGTCAGTAATTCCGCCGTTGCCTTGACGATGCGGAGATAGAATTTATCCGTGCGGTAATTTCCGACCGTGACTTTTTTCATTGCCAGAGCCCATTAACTGGTAATGATAAACCTGACCGCATCGAGTCTTAATTGCGCGTCTTGAATATTTTCGTGCAAGAGCATCGCGGTTTCTTTCTGGAATTCGATTTCATCTTCGCGAATCGACGGATTGACTTGTTTTAGCCGAGTCAGCCGTTTGATTTCACCGGTCATCGTTTCCAGCATGGTTTTTTGACTGTCTGCAATCAACCGGTTCATTTGCGCTTGGGCGTTTTTTTCGGCGATGTCGAGCAGGGTAGTCAGGTGTTTTCGTTGGCTGTTCAAAAAAGCGACGATCTGTGTTTTCATAGTTCCTACGCTCTGCGTTGGAATGCATCCCGGGACGCTCTGCGTCCCCAGAGGCCGATAATCCCGACAAAAGCAACAAGAAACTCTCTATAGTATCTCAATCCAATTGCCCGCCGCAGTCGACGCAGAGCGTCTAAAGCGGCATTCCCACGCAGAGCAGGGGAACGAGCGTTTTGTGGGGATACTTCAGACCCTGACCTCGAATATTCTCGTTCAGAATTGTTTTGGTAAACCGGCTTGTTTCAATACTGCGTTGGCGGTGTGACGGGATTTGATTTTTGAGTTAACGGGAAAGTGCAATCCGGTATGTGGAGAAAACCAGATATCGTGGTCGCCTTTGCCTGGCCTTACAAAATAACAGCCTGCGTTTTGCAAGATTTTTTTCAGGTCCGGAGTAAAACTAGCAACCATTTAAGCTGATATCCGGTGAACAACCGAGAGTTTTCTGGCAA
It includes:
- the bamE gene encoding outer membrane protein assembly factor BamE → MKNVGLSSLRALNLGLMLFAGSIGVAGLSGCMTAGKDFAVSRVMDLKIGETTQNQVREMFGQPWRMGMEDGRHTWTYGKYKYSLFGPAETEDLVIRFDNNGIVRSYTFNTSKK
- a CDS encoding 5'-nucleotidase produces the protein MTAPIEITHQKLVVAVSSRALFNLDESHRIFETEGKEAFCRYQIEHEDEILEPGFGYELVKKFLALNAISKSGPIVEVILLSHNSADTGLRIFNSIAHHKLDISRAAFTSGVSPYEYIRAFGAHLFLSSNAVDVANALAAGYAAATILSGSSLKKSHDQLRIAFDGDSVLFSDDSERIYQERGLSAFTENECSQAKNPLPGGPFKEFLSTLHRIQAQFDPDAVPIRTALVTARGAPAHERVVRTLRLWGVRIDEALFLGGMPKGPFLDAFGADIFFDDQQGHCESAARHVAAAHVPHGVANRKRSDNT
- the epmB gene encoding EF-P beta-lysylation protein EpmB, with translation MTQNPPYIPKISWQQELAEAFTTIAALCAFLELDPKKLPISEQAAKQFSLKVPKSFAESMHKNDPADPLLLQVLPVHDETLAYPGFNDDPVGDLMAIRENHILHKYQGRVLMINTGTCAINCRYCFRRNFPYADYQLGRQKQNRAIEFIRNDPSITEVILSGGDPLLLSDSRLAELIEQLNAIEHLTRIRIHSRIPIVLPSRITDEFIKSLNTARPSVTIVMHCNHANEISPAVETASRKLKHADIMLFNQAVLLKNINDNAEQLCRLSETLFRNGIVPYYLHCLDKANGTGHFEVSNGETLALYETLQKSLPGYLVPKLVREVAGAPYKKPIEASERVL
- the efp gene encoding elongation factor P, with translation MATFSTNEFKAGLKVMLDGDPAAIIENEFVKPGKGQAFNRVKIRNLKTGRVIERTFKSGESLEGADVVDIEMQYLYNDGQFRHFMVPDTFEQYQADEKAVGDAGLWLKDQDMCTVTLWNDVPLSIMPANFVELAITETDPGVRGDTSGGGGKPAVLETGAVVRVPLFVQTGEVIKVDTRTSEYVSRVKE
- the epmA gene encoding EF-P lysine aminoacylase EpmA, encoding MISDDWRPTGSLEHLRQRARMLAAIRRFFDESNVLEVETPLLCHGIGTDPQLAFFSTEFSFHPNRQTLYLQTSPEFAMKRLLAAGYGSIYQICKAFRNGESGRFHNPEFTLLEWYRVGFDLFQLMAEIDRLIQVVAKPFRALKQTHAVNYQEIFRNYTGLDPLTFSASIYREFAESADLPEAVSICENDHALWLDFLFSHCVQPHLGEDRLCMVYGFPACQSSLARLNADNLAITDRVEVFIDGVELGNGFYELCNADEQEARFDKEIEFRACNGLPPVDKDRRFLQALESGLPDCSGMAIGLDRLLMVMAGAESIGQVLAFPVDRA
- a CDS encoding type II toxin-antitoxin system HicA family toxin, translated to MVASFTPDLKKILQNAGCYFVRPGKGDHDIWFSPHTGLHFPVNSKIKSRHTANAVLKQAGLPKQF